Proteins encoded within one genomic window of Chelatococcus sp. HY11:
- a CDS encoding LysR family transcriptional regulator has translation MEWSDVRIFLAIARTGSLGAAARALNLSHPTVGRRLRALEHATGQTLFQRTADGFVPTEEGAAVITLAEQMEEGALAMERRLAGQEQKLQGSLRISSADWFGAYVLPPIIADYVDAYPLVDVEILTGTRLFSLAQREADIAFRIVPFDTPDIVQRRLVRLAYGAYVGVGSPEPAFGDGTGFRLITHDTSTGQFPDITWLEQSFPNARTVLRSNNRNVQGRMAYQGIGIAVLPQVVGDQLAGLRRLDLPEEPPGRDIWMGYHRDIRRLHRLRAFIDTVNRHIGKLQS, from the coding sequence ATGGAATGGAGCGACGTCAGAATTTTCCTGGCCATTGCGCGCACCGGCAGTTTGGGGGCCGCCGCCCGCGCTCTGAATCTCAGTCACCCGACGGTGGGACGGCGCCTCAGGGCGCTGGAGCATGCCACCGGCCAGACGCTGTTTCAGAGAACCGCCGACGGTTTCGTGCCGACGGAGGAAGGCGCCGCCGTCATCACGCTGGCCGAACAGATGGAGGAAGGCGCACTGGCCATGGAGCGGCGGCTTGCCGGTCAGGAACAGAAACTGCAAGGAAGCTTGCGGATCTCATCTGCCGATTGGTTCGGCGCGTATGTCCTGCCTCCGATCATCGCCGACTACGTAGACGCGTATCCTCTGGTCGACGTCGAGATCCTGACGGGCACTCGCCTGTTCAGCCTTGCCCAGCGGGAGGCCGACATCGCCTTCCGCATCGTGCCGTTCGACACGCCCGACATTGTCCAGAGACGCCTGGTCCGGTTGGCTTACGGCGCCTATGTCGGAGTTGGCTCTCCCGAGCCGGCCTTTGGCGACGGCACCGGCTTTCGGCTGATCACTCACGACACGTCCACCGGGCAGTTCCCTGATATCACCTGGCTCGAGCAGAGCTTCCCGAACGCCCGGACCGTCCTGCGCTCCAACAATCGCAATGTCCAGGGACGCATGGCCTACCAGGGCATCGGCATCGCGGTTCTGCCGCAGGTCGTCGGCGATCAGCTGGCAGGACTGCGTCGGCTCGATCTGCCAGAGGAACCGCCCGGACGGGATATCTGGATGGGTTATCATCGCGACATCCGGCGCCTTCACCGTTTGCGCGCGTTCATTGACACTGTGAACCGCCACATCGGGAAGCTGCAATCCTGA
- a CDS encoding SMP-30/gluconolactonase/LRE family protein: protein MTHDLHPNDITVVTSGLTFPEGPVWCDDGSVAVVEMVGQRVTRIDADGRKTLVGKTAGGPNGMALGPNGDFFICNNGGVKWYEQDGAIHLNGVPDGYNGGWIERMDPRTGAVTNLYKGCGEHRLNSPNDIVFDRNGGFYFTDLGRNHPRYRDHGAIYYAWPDGSFIREVAYPLLTPNGIGLSPDERVLYVAETETCRLWSFDLAEPGAASADNARAPHGGRVLCGLPGYQKFDSLAVDADGNIHVATLLSGAITVITPHGAVVETVLFDDPFTTNICFGDDDRKTQFVTLSSRGLLAKRRVTTRGLALKFSGVVGGDIAVG from the coding sequence ATGACCCATGATCTTCACCCCAACGACATCACGGTCGTCACGTCCGGCCTCACCTTTCCGGAAGGGCCTGTCTGGTGCGACGACGGCTCGGTTGCTGTCGTCGAGATGGTTGGGCAGAGGGTGACACGCATAGATGCGGACGGGCGCAAGACACTGGTCGGAAAGACGGCCGGTGGCCCGAACGGTATGGCTTTGGGCCCGAATGGCGATTTCTTCATCTGCAACAACGGCGGCGTGAAATGGTATGAGCAAGATGGCGCCATCCATCTCAACGGTGTGCCAGACGGATACAACGGCGGCTGGATCGAGCGCATGGATCCTCGCACCGGCGCTGTGACAAATCTTTACAAGGGGTGCGGTGAACATCGCCTAAACTCGCCCAATGACATTGTTTTTGACAGGAATGGCGGGTTCTACTTCACGGATCTCGGGCGTAACCATCCGCGATATCGGGACCATGGAGCCATCTACTATGCGTGGCCTGACGGATCGTTCATCAGGGAGGTGGCGTATCCGCTGCTCACGCCGAACGGCATCGGCCTGTCGCCCGACGAGCGGGTGCTTTATGTCGCCGAAACAGAGACGTGCCGGCTTTGGTCTTTCGATCTTGCGGAGCCGGGCGCGGCGTCAGCCGACAACGCCCGGGCGCCGCATGGCGGCCGAGTTCTATGCGGCCTTCCCGGCTACCAGAAGTTCGACAGCCTGGCAGTCGACGCCGATGGCAATATCCATGTGGCGACATTGCTCAGCGGGGCCATCACCGTCATCACGCCTCATGGAGCCGTCGTTGAGACGGTGCTGTTCGACGATCCCTTCACCACCAACATCTGCTTCGGCGATGACGACCGCAAGACCCAGTTTGTGACCTTATCGAGCCGCGGCCTGCTCGCAAAACGCCGCGTCACAACGCGCGGATTGGCGCTCAAGTTTTCAGGTGTCGTAGGCGGTGATATCGCGGTTGGCTAG
- a CDS encoding tripartite tricarboxylate transporter permease: MLLLGFSVALTPENLLFCFIGVLLGTIVGILPGLGPLTTISLLIPVTYSMNMTSAIIMLSGIYYGVAYGGTITSVLMRIPGEASSVVTCLDGYQMAKKGRAGAALGIAAFGSFFAGTVGVVAVSILSPPLTKLILAFGPAEYAMMMLAGLILVSYLSSTSLPRALLMVAAGLLLGNVGTDPLNLQPRFTFGSLTLADGIDLVPLAIGLFGLSEVLFLARQKENKAQLLSAPKGLLAFVPSREETRRSVAPVARGTVLGFLVGLLPGGGATMASFLSYSVEKKLSRNPKEFGHGAVEGLAGPEAANNAGTAGAFVPLLCMGLPANAITALLIGAFMIHGVVPGPTLINRQPEVFWGVLVSMYIGNVMLVALNLPLVGLFVRILSVPRAFLAPVILTVSMIGVHSTRSDPFDVVIAVFFGFVGYLLRLGRFDIGLLILAFVLGPLFERSARQALAISDGDFGIFLSSPISTTFVIIAVGLFLLGFKPSRPATAS, from the coding sequence ATGCTCCTCCTTGGCTTCAGTGTCGCGCTGACGCCCGAAAACCTGCTCTTCTGCTTCATCGGCGTGCTTCTCGGCACGATCGTCGGCATCCTGCCGGGTCTTGGCCCGTTGACGACAATCTCCCTGCTCATCCCCGTGACCTACAGCATGAACATGACGTCGGCGATCATCATGCTCTCCGGCATCTACTATGGTGTCGCCTATGGCGGCACCATCACGTCGGTCCTGATGCGCATTCCAGGCGAGGCGTCGTCCGTCGTCACTTGCCTCGACGGCTATCAGATGGCGAAAAAGGGCAGGGCGGGCGCAGCACTCGGGATCGCCGCCTTCGGCTCGTTTTTCGCCGGAACCGTCGGCGTCGTCGCGGTGTCGATCCTTTCGCCGCCGCTGACCAAGCTGATTCTCGCCTTCGGGCCCGCGGAATACGCCATGATGATGCTGGCCGGGCTCATCCTCGTCAGCTATCTCTCGAGCACCAGCCTGCCCCGCGCGCTTCTCATGGTCGCCGCCGGCCTCCTCTTGGGTAATGTCGGGACGGATCCGCTGAACCTTCAGCCGCGTTTCACCTTCGGCTCGCTCACGCTCGCGGACGGCATCGATCTCGTCCCCCTGGCGATCGGGCTTTTCGGCCTGTCCGAGGTCCTTTTTCTCGCCAGACAGAAGGAGAACAAGGCGCAACTCCTCAGCGCGCCCAAGGGGTTGCTGGCCTTTGTACCGAGCCGGGAGGAGACCCGTCGCTCAGTGGCGCCCGTGGCGCGCGGCACGGTGCTTGGCTTTCTCGTCGGCCTGTTGCCGGGAGGCGGCGCGACCATGGCCTCGTTCTTGTCCTACTCCGTTGAAAAGAAGCTGTCGCGCAATCCAAAAGAATTCGGCCATGGCGCTGTTGAAGGCTTGGCTGGGCCGGAGGCGGCCAACAACGCCGGGACCGCTGGAGCGTTCGTTCCGTTGCTATGCATGGGTCTGCCCGCCAATGCGATCACCGCACTACTGATCGGTGCATTCATGATTCATGGCGTGGTGCCCGGCCCGACGCTGATCAACCGGCAGCCCGAGGTGTTCTGGGGTGTTCTGGTCAGCATGTATATCGGCAACGTCATGTTGGTTGCGCTCAACCTGCCTTTGGTCGGCTTGTTCGTCCGCATTCTGTCCGTCCCGCGGGCCTTCCTGGCGCCGGTGATCCTGACGGTCAGCATGATCGGCGTGCATTCGACGCGCAGCGACCCGTTCGATGTCGTGATCGCGGTATTCTTCGGCTTCGTTGGCTATCTGCTGCGGCTCGGGCGGTTTGACATCGGTCTGTTGATACTCGCCTTTGTGCTCGGCCCGCTGTTCGAACGGTCCGCGCGGCAGGCGCTTGCGATTTCCGACGGCGACTTCGGAATATTTCTCAGCAGCCCGATATCGACGACATTTGTGATCATCGCAGTGGGGCTGTTCCTGCTGGGCTTCAAACCCTCGCGGCCGGCGACGGCATCCTAG
- a CDS encoding tripartite tricarboxylate transporter TctB family protein: MMHTEPSSKTPLPLKIPQTGETGGADVAPAVAQSNVGRWVTGLLIVVMVLAVWQASRLDLWALEGPGPGLIPLIAAVVGVITGLLALVAPGTPTAAAGEEGDDGPVEEAEQRSFRVYVVALIGLVVGVFIGGFIATTTVVTVFILRFGERRPWHTSISYAVAVALVGDIVFGRFLGVALPAGMIEHVLASFTQG; encoded by the coding sequence ATGATGCATACGGAACCTTCGTCCAAGACGCCCTTGCCGTTGAAGATACCCCAAACGGGCGAGACCGGCGGCGCGGATGTTGCGCCGGCTGTAGCTCAAAGCAATGTCGGGCGTTGGGTCACGGGCCTGCTGATCGTCGTCATGGTGCTTGCCGTCTGGCAGGCTTCGCGACTGGACCTTTGGGCGCTCGAGGGCCCCGGCCCGGGGCTGATACCGCTGATCGCCGCCGTTGTCGGCGTGATCACGGGGCTCCTGGCGTTGGTGGCGCCCGGCACGCCAACCGCCGCCGCCGGCGAGGAGGGTGATGACGGGCCCGTCGAAGAGGCGGAGCAGCGCAGCTTCCGCGTCTACGTGGTCGCGCTGATCGGCCTCGTCGTCGGGGTCTTCATCGGCGGGTTCATCGCGACGACGACCGTGGTGACCGTGTTCATCCTGCGTTTCGGGGAACGGCGGCCCTGGCACACCTCGATCAGCTACGCGGTCGCGGTCGCGCTTGTTGGCGACATCGTCTTTGGGCGGTTTCTTGGCGTGGCACTGCCGGCAGGCATGATCGAGCACGTCCTTGCGTCTTTTACACAGGGGTGA
- a CDS encoding tripartite tricarboxylate transporter substrate binding protein, which translates to MAVVSRGGAQAQSWPAKDIELLVGQGAGGTTDLVARAVATAMEPDLRRTIIIKNTPGAASNAAIAQLVASPPDGYRMVTIGVSNFLAPYTTDATFDPWALTPIGVAGEIVYGIGVGRNSPAKSIAELVALGKTKTVSYTSSAVAGTRAMAQLGKLTGAKFRWIPTTGGPEAVLQAAGGHVDAVIQAPADMVPMIESGELRLLASAGRVRWPAYPEVKTLIEQGYDAVSLSFVGFAAPPKLDVAIQKRLEAAFVAACAKPEVSAAIAKFGLVPSGTPGSDLTRLVKESAPDLIAILSEAGMLKKKP; encoded by the coding sequence ATGGCGGTCGTGTCTCGGGGCGGCGCGCAGGCGCAAAGCTGGCCGGCCAAGGACATTGAGCTGCTGGTCGGCCAGGGCGCCGGCGGCACGACCGACCTCGTGGCTCGCGCCGTTGCGACCGCCATGGAGCCGGATCTCCGTCGCACGATCATTATCAAGAACACGCCGGGCGCCGCCAGCAATGCGGCCATCGCGCAACTCGTCGCCTCTCCGCCGGACGGCTACCGAATGGTGACGATCGGCGTATCGAACTTCCTCGCGCCCTATACCACCGACGCGACATTCGATCCGTGGGCGCTGACGCCCATCGGCGTTGCCGGCGAGATCGTCTATGGCATCGGGGTCGGGCGCAACTCGCCGGCAAAGTCGATCGCCGAGCTCGTGGCGCTTGGCAAGACGAAGACGGTTTCCTACACCTCATCGGCCGTCGCAGGCACCCGCGCCATGGCGCAACTCGGCAAGCTGACGGGTGCGAAATTCCGCTGGATTCCAACGACAGGCGGGCCGGAGGCGGTGCTTCAGGCCGCCGGCGGCCATGTCGACGCCGTGATCCAGGCGCCAGCCGACATGGTGCCGATGATCGAATCGGGAGAACTGCGACTGCTGGCGTCGGCGGGACGCGTCCGCTGGCCAGCTTATCCCGAGGTCAAGACATTGATTGAGCAGGGCTATGATGCGGTGAGCCTGTCGTTCGTGGGCTTCGCGGCCCCGCCCAAGCTCGATGTGGCTATCCAGAAGCGGCTGGAAGCGGCCTTCGTGGCCGCCTGCGCGAAGCCGGAGGTGAGCGCCGCGATTGCCAAATTCGGCTTGGTTCCCAGCGGAACCCCCGGCTCCGACTTGACGAGACTCGTCAAGGAATCGGCGCCGGACCTGATCGCGATCTTGAGTGAAGCCGGCATGCTCAAGAAGAAGCCCTGA
- a CDS encoding long-chain-fatty-acid--CoA ligase, which translates to MNGLMMDAPLLLSGLIEYAAEYHSGTGIVARDIEGDIVRLNYAQSHRRIKQLAKGLRRLGVRATTRVASLAWSTHRHFECFYAVTGIQAVLHTVNPRLYDEQIIYIINHAEDEFLLVDTASLSIVERIADRLPKIRNFIIMAEAGRVPPNTLRDVIVYEDVVAGEDGDFEWPSFDERSASTICYTSGSTGNPKGVVYSHRASMLQTMTNATASWMPGTRNGVREVLMPVAPMFHGNAWNQPFLCCYTGSKLVLPGRAFEPEKLFELIDGEQVSIAAAVPTVWMILTDWMKTIGKRPSALRLAMLSGSPPSRELMRTLVTDFNLDTFLNYGSTEVLGGSAGTRVPLDAGTVIEDEMGERLRSGRAMFTPKIRIVDENGTSLPKDGVSKGHVQFKGTWVASGYLNGEGGSPLDSEGWFFTGDIGSIDSQGRIVISDRAKDIVKSGGEWISSQELEAAAASHPDVAHASVIGVPHPKWQERPLLIIIRKPGAQVDADELLKHLAQRVAKWWLPDAIEFVDELPMTGTGKVHKPTLRAQYKDYKLAPEPAAKPQAEVRLS; encoded by the coding sequence ATGAATGGCCTCATGATGGACGCCCCGCTTCTGCTCTCGGGCCTCATCGAGTATGCAGCCGAGTATCATTCGGGAACAGGCATCGTGGCCCGGGACATAGAGGGCGACATTGTCCGGCTGAACTATGCGCAGTCGCACCGGCGCATCAAGCAACTGGCCAAGGGCCTGAGGCGCCTTGGTGTGCGGGCGACCACGCGCGTCGCGTCGCTGGCGTGGAGCACGCATCGGCACTTCGAGTGCTTCTACGCCGTGACGGGTATCCAGGCGGTCCTGCACACCGTCAATCCAAGGCTTTATGACGAACAGATCATATACATCATAAACCATGCCGAAGATGAGTTTCTTCTGGTCGATACCGCGTCTCTTTCGATCGTTGAACGTATTGCCGATCGCCTTCCCAAAATTCGGAACTTCATAATCATGGCGGAGGCGGGCCGCGTACCGCCGAACACGCTTCGTGACGTGATCGTCTACGAGGATGTTGTGGCCGGCGAGGATGGAGATTTTGAATGGCCTTCCTTCGACGAGCGTTCCGCCTCGACGATCTGTTACACCTCGGGCAGCACCGGCAATCCGAAGGGGGTGGTCTATTCGCACCGCGCGAGCATGTTGCAGACAATGACCAACGCGACGGCCTCGTGGATGCCGGGTACACGCAACGGCGTACGCGAAGTCCTGATGCCGGTCGCGCCAATGTTCCACGGAAATGCCTGGAACCAGCCGTTCCTGTGCTGCTACACCGGCAGCAAGCTGGTGCTTCCCGGCCGCGCGTTCGAGCCTGAAAAGCTGTTCGAGCTCATCGACGGCGAGCAAGTCTCGATCGCCGCGGCCGTGCCGACGGTCTGGATGATCCTGACCGACTGGATGAAGACGATCGGGAAGCGTCCGTCCGCGTTGCGGCTCGCCATGCTAAGCGGCTCGCCGCCGTCGCGTGAGCTGATGCGAACGCTTGTAACGGATTTCAACCTCGACACCTTCCTCAACTATGGGTCGACAGAAGTGCTGGGCGGATCCGCGGGCACCCGCGTTCCGCTCGACGCCGGCACCGTCATTGAGGATGAAATGGGCGAGCGGCTGAGATCTGGCCGCGCTATGTTCACCCCGAAGATCCGCATCGTCGATGAGAACGGGACGAGCCTTCCGAAGGACGGCGTCAGCAAGGGCCATGTGCAATTCAAAGGCACATGGGTCGCGTCCGGATATCTCAACGGGGAGGGCGGGAGCCCGCTCGATAGTGAAGGGTGGTTCTTTACCGGTGATATCGGCTCGATTGACAGCCAGGGGCGGATCGTCATCAGCGATCGCGCAAAGGATATCGTCAAGTCGGGCGGCGAATGGATTAGTTCACAGGAACTCGAGGCAGCCGCGGCGAGCCATCCCGATGTGGCCCATGCATCGGTAATCGGTGTACCGCACCCGAAATGGCAGGAGCGGCCGCTGCTGATCATCATCCGTAAACCGGGCGCTCAGGTGGACGCCGACGAACTCCTCAAACATCTCGCCCAGCGTGTCGCGAAATGGTGGCTGCCTGACGCGATCGAATTTGTTGACGAGCTTCCCATGACGGGGACCGGCAAGGTCCACAAGCCGACCCTGCGCGCGCAGTACAAGGACTACAAACTGGCGCCGGAGCCTGCCGCGAAGCCGCAGGCCGAGGTTCGTTTGTCATGA
- a CDS encoding ABC transporter substrate-binding protein, translated as MKLSIKQTILGPTVALALSATPLMARDGVTDTEVKLGNSVPYSGPASAFGITGRSLTAFFNKVNDEGGIAGRKVKLISLDDAYSPPKAVEATRQLVERDGVLAMFAVLGSANNVAIRNYLNAKKVPQLFTSSGATTLSDNPAKYPWTMGWTPTYQAEGAIYGRHILKNFPDAKIAVLYQNDDFGKDYLVGLKKGLGDKADEMLVAVQSYELSDPTVNSQIISLQASGANVFVDITTPKFGAQAIKKVAELGWKPTHYISFVSSSVGSVLAPAGLDNAKGILTVQFVKDPNDPQWATDEGFMAWKAFMDKYMPGESQKDPNAVTGFSQAETMKHVLEKAGKDLTRDSVMKAAQNIKDLQLSMFLPGITLNTSPTDYAPVKCLKLAEFNGSSWAVQDELICAE; from the coding sequence ATGAAGCTGTCAATCAAGCAAACAATATTGGGACCGACGGTCGCACTTGCGCTGTCCGCAACGCCTTTGATGGCACGTGACGGCGTCACCGACACGGAAGTCAAGCTCGGCAACAGTGTCCCCTACAGCGGACCAGCGTCAGCCTTCGGGATAACCGGACGCAGCCTGACGGCCTTCTTCAATAAAGTGAACGACGAGGGGGGCATAGCCGGACGCAAGGTGAAGCTTATTTCGCTTGACGATGCCTACAGCCCGCCGAAAGCCGTCGAGGCCACGCGGCAACTCGTCGAACGGGATGGTGTCCTTGCGATGTTCGCCGTGCTCGGGTCCGCCAACAACGTTGCTATCCGCAACTATTTGAATGCCAAGAAGGTCCCGCAGCTGTTCACCTCGTCGGGCGCAACGACTCTTTCGGATAATCCCGCCAAATACCCATGGACCATGGGTTGGACGCCGACCTACCAGGCGGAGGGTGCGATCTATGGGCGGCACATCCTCAAGAATTTTCCCGACGCCAAGATCGCGGTACTTTACCAGAACGACGATTTCGGCAAGGATTACCTGGTGGGGCTGAAGAAGGGCCTAGGCGACAAAGCCGACGAGATGCTGGTCGCGGTGCAGTCCTACGAGCTCAGCGATCCGACCGTGAACTCGCAGATCATCAGCCTGCAAGCGAGCGGCGCCAATGTGTTCGTGGACATCACCACACCGAAGTTCGGCGCGCAGGCCATCAAGAAGGTCGCTGAGCTCGGCTGGAAGCCGACGCATTACATCTCGTTCGTGTCGTCGTCGGTCGGCTCCGTGCTGGCCCCCGCTGGCCTGGACAACGCGAAGGGCATTCTGACGGTGCAGTTCGTCAAGGATCCCAATGATCCGCAATGGGCCACCGACGAAGGGTTCATGGCCTGGAAGGCCTTTATGGACAAGTACATGCCAGGTGAATCGCAGAAGGACCCGAATGCGGTGACCGGCTTTTCGCAGGCCGAGACCATGAAGCACGTGCTTGAGAAGGCAGGCAAGGATCTGACGCGCGACAGCGTGATGAAGGCCGCCCAGAACATCAAGGACCTGCAGCTGTCGATGTTCTTACCGGGCATCACGTTGAATACATCACCGACCGACTACGCGCCGGTCAAATGTCTCAAGCTGGCGGAGTTCAACGGCAGTTCCTGGGCTGTCCAGGACGAGTTGATTTGTGCAGAATGA
- a CDS encoding thiolase, producing MSRVKAAIVAAAETTELGVIPGASAIQLHADAALNAIAQAGLKLSDIDGIACAGEEPIEVAHYLGLKPLWMDGTNIGGCSFISHVRHATAAIQAGQCKTVLITHGESGRSKLGMRGWWPVHPYSQMGQFEMPYSKPFPPVLFGLPILRYMKTYGVTAEQLATVPVIQREWAAPNPRAFLRKPLSVQDVLNSKMIAYPLHLRECCVVTDGGGALIVTSVDRAADFPTSPVYIIGSGESTETPMISQMDDFSSSRAFSMSGAAAFADAGITHDDVDHLMIYDAFAHVPLFGLEDLGFVARGDAGAFVADRNTAPGGRLPMNTNGGGLNYAHSGMYGMYALQESVRQLRRTASYQVEGVEISVCHGVGYMFGAASTVVLSNQAKL from the coding sequence ATGAGCCGGGTGAAGGCCGCCATCGTCGCCGCTGCCGAGACGACAGAGCTTGGCGTCATTCCCGGCGCCTCGGCCATCCAACTGCATGCCGACGCCGCCCTCAACGCCATCGCGCAGGCCGGCCTCAAACTGTCCGACATCGACGGCATCGCCTGCGCCGGCGAGGAGCCGATCGAAGTCGCGCACTATCTCGGGCTGAAGCCGCTCTGGATGGACGGCACCAATATCGGCGGCTGCAGCTTCATCAGCCATGTGCGGCATGCCACCGCCGCGATCCAGGCCGGGCAATGCAAGACTGTGCTGATCACCCACGGGGAAAGCGGCCGCTCGAAACTGGGCATGCGGGGCTGGTGGCCGGTGCATCCCTATAGCCAGATGGGCCAGTTCGAGATGCCCTACAGCAAGCCGTTCCCGCCGGTGCTGTTCGGCCTGCCGATCCTGCGCTACATGAAGACCTATGGCGTGACGGCGGAGCAACTGGCGACGGTCCCGGTGATCCAGCGCGAATGGGCCGCGCCCAATCCCCGCGCATTTCTACGGAAGCCGCTGTCGGTGCAGGACGTGCTCAACTCGAAGATGATCGCCTATCCGCTTCATCTGCGCGAATGCTGCGTCGTGACCGACGGGGGTGGGGCGCTCATTGTGACCTCAGTGGACCGTGCGGCCGATTTCCCGACCAGCCCGGTTTACATCATCGGCAGCGGGGAGAGCACCGAGACGCCGATGATCAGCCAGATGGACGATTTCAGTTCCTCGCGTGCCTTCTCGATGTCGGGCGCGGCGGCCTTTGCGGATGCCGGCATTACCCATGACGATGTCGACCACCTGATGATCTACGACGCCTTCGCCCACGTGCCCCTGTTCGGGCTCGAGGATCTCGGCTTCGTTGCGCGGGGTGATGCCGGTGCGTTCGTCGCGGACAGGAACACGGCGCCGGGCGGGCGCTTGCCAATGAACACCAACGGTGGCGGGCTGAACTATGCCCATTCCGGCATGTACGGGATGTATGCGCTGCAGGAGAGCGTGCGTCAGCTGCGCCGCACCGCGAGCTATCAGGTGGAAGGTGTCGAGATCTCTGTGTGTCATGGCGTCGGCTACATGTTCGGCGCGGCGTCTACGGTTGTTCTATCAAACCAGGCGAAGTTGTAA
- a CDS encoding zinc ribbon domain-containing protein, whose product MMEVFGAAPLPTPETEHFWAGTREGRLLLQKCTSCDHVYFPPRPFCPACASRAVNVFRASGKARLYSYSIDYVNGRDGLPVAVAVVQLDEGVKMMSNLRDVAPTPEALVLDMKLEVVFERLDDAITIPQFRPAREGAI is encoded by the coding sequence ATGATGGAAGTGTTTGGCGCAGCGCCGCTGCCCACCCCTGAAACAGAGCATTTCTGGGCAGGCACCCGCGAGGGAAGGCTTTTGCTGCAGAAATGCACGTCGTGCGATCACGTCTATTTTCCGCCACGGCCGTTCTGCCCGGCTTGCGCATCGCGCGCCGTGAACGTGTTCCGGGCGAGCGGCAAAGCCCGCCTCTACAGCTATTCGATTGACTACGTGAACGGCCGCGATGGTCTTCCCGTCGCCGTCGCCGTTGTGCAGCTCGACGAAGGCGTGAAAATGATGAGCAACCTGCGCGACGTCGCGCCAACGCCCGAGGCGCTCGTGCTCGACATGAAACTCGAGGTGGTCTTCGAACGCCTCGACGATGCCATTACCATTCCGCAGTTCAGGCCGGCCCGGGAGGGCGCGATATGA
- a CDS encoding MaoC/PaaZ C-terminal domain-containing protein, whose translation MSKLNTLKGRHFPPVEHHFTWKDAALYALGVGLGQDISDPRQLRFVYENGMLALPTMPVILASPGFWIQDPELGIDWKQILHGEQGIELLGALPAEGTIIGQAAVLDVVDKGPDKGAFIFMENRLTDKATGRPIATLTSTVVCRGDGGFGGKAGPVPQPHALPARPADLTWDFQAQKQAALIYRLSGDDNPLHVDPEIARSAGFSEPILHGLCTLGIAGHGLLRNVCDYDPARLRKMNLRFSSPVFPGETIRTEIWHEGAGVCGFRCVVVERGVVAISNGYAEISQV comes from the coding sequence ATGTCCAAGCTGAATACGCTGAAAGGCAGGCATTTCCCGCCGGTCGAACACCATTTCACCTGGAAAGACGCGGCCCTCTACGCCCTGGGCGTGGGCCTGGGGCAGGACATCAGCGACCCGCGCCAACTGCGGTTCGTCTATGAAAACGGCATGCTGGCCCTGCCGACCATGCCGGTCATTCTCGCCAGCCCGGGGTTCTGGATCCAGGATCCGGAACTCGGCATCGACTGGAAGCAGATCCTGCACGGCGAGCAGGGCATCGAGCTGCTTGGGGCGCTGCCGGCGGAGGGGACGATCATCGGCCAGGCGGCCGTCCTCGACGTGGTGGACAAGGGGCCTGACAAAGGCGCGTTCATCTTCATGGAAAACCGCCTCACGGACAAGGCCACGGGCCGGCCTATCGCTACTCTCACCTCCACGGTCGTCTGCCGGGGCGATGGCGGTTTTGGCGGCAAAGCGGGCCCGGTGCCTCAACCCCACGCCTTGCCGGCACGTCCGGCGGATCTGACCTGGGACTTCCAGGCGCAAAAGCAGGCGGCGCTGATCTACCGGCTGAGCGGGGATGACAATCCGCTCCATGTCGATCCGGAGATCGCCCGCAGTGCCGGCTTCTCCGAGCCGATCCTGCATGGTCTGTGCACGCTCGGCATCGCCGGCCATGGGCTGTTGCGCAATGTCTGCGACTACGACCCCGCGCGCCTGCGCAAGATGAACCTCAGATTTTCCAGCCCGGTATTCCCCGGCGAGACCATCCGCACCGAGATCTGGCATGAGGGGGCTGGCGTCTGCGGCTTCCGTTGTGTGGTCGTGGAGCGCGGGGTCGTCGCGATCAGTAATGGTTACGCCGAAATATCGCAAGTGTAG